From the genome of Mustelus asterias chromosome 7, sMusAst1.hap1.1, whole genome shotgun sequence, one region includes:
- the mep1ba gene encoding meprin A subunit beta has protein sequence MDSSFLYIFLYSLTVTFALATPAVIEVDVDNGLDQDLFEINEELGLNLLEGDIRLDKTIDRSSIMGDKYRWPKTIPYYLEESLNINAKGMILKAFEQYRLKSCIDFKPWTGEANYISVFKGSGCWSSVGNQHEGKQHLSIGERCERMGTIEHEFLHALGFWHEQSRSDRDDYVTIVWDRIEHGKEHNFRKYDDKESDDLNIPYDYTSVMHYSSTAFNNGTEPTIVTKIADFHNVIGQRLDFSDYDVQRLSRLYNCTSSLSFLDRCSFELESICGMIQSPKNQATWEWVTQALSGPDQDHTNMGNCAGIGYFMYFRTSTGTVGKKALLESRIYYPKRSFQCLQFYSFNSGSENDELNVWVRVYNEKNPNGTLTNVAGVKGAGLNYWQLHHVSLRISDKFRVAFEGVKRAGGSTGGIAIDDINFSEMHCPTHVWHIRNFTHLLNTSPPGPAGRIYSPRYYSSEGYGFQIALYVNGTSSRPHYLGVYFHLVSGNNDDNLQWPCPWKQGTMLLMDQHPDIRRRMSQQRSATTDPNKGNQTFLFWDRPDKVGHLVTESDGSKYYRGPGEGTSAFLSHGRLRSREFIKGDGIYFLLTMEDVSHLVGPQPTPSRPTPTSTPTASGTTASGATVSTVTDAPASCSNFQCQNDGVCIVDKGEPECRCSTGEDWWYSGKYCETHSKQEDTVVIAVASSVAVFLAMLIITLLSVYCLKQKYKKMDKDNLGQHMISNRLEEYNIINGNPVAEILAVQGVG, from the exons GCAACGCCAGCTGTGATCG AAGTGGATGTTGACAATGGTTTAGATCAAGATCTATTTGAAATCAATGAAG AATTAGGATTGAACCTACTTGAAGGAGACATCAGGCTTGACAAG ACAATTGACAGAAGCTCGATCATGGGTGACAAATACAGATGGCCCAAAACAATCCCATACTACCTGGAAGAAAGTTTAA ATATCAATGCTAAAGGTATGATCCTCAAAGCGTTTGAACAGTATCGCCTTAAATCCTGCATTGATTTCAAGCCTTGGACAGGTGAAGCAAACTACATCTCAGTGTTCAAAGGCAGTGG GTGCTGGTCCTCTGTAGGTAACCAACACGAAGGGAAGCAACATCTTTCCATTGGTGAGAGGTGTGAGAGAATGGGAACCATCGAACATGAGTTCCTGCATGCCCTGGGATTCTGGCACGAGCAGTCGAGGTCTGACCGCGATGATTATGTCACCATAGTCTGGGACAGGATTGAACATG GTAAAGAGCACAATTTCAGAAAATATGATGACAAGGAAAGTGATGACCTCAACATCCCCTACGACTACACCTCCGTGATGCACTACAGCTCCACGGCGTTTAACAACGGTACCGAACCAACAATCGTCACCAAGATTGCGGACTTCCATAATGTGATTGGACAGCGGTTAGATTTCAGTGACTACGATGTCCAGAGACTCAGCCGACTCTACAACTGCA CTTCCTCGCTTAGCTTTTTGGACAGGTGCAGTTTTGAACTGGAAAGTATCTGTGGCATGATTCAGAGCCCAAAAAACCAAGCAACTTGGGAATGGGTTACCCAGGCTCTGAGTGGACCTGACCAAGATCACACCAACATGGGTAATTGTGCAG GTATCGGTTACTTTATGTACTTCCGCACCAGTACTGGTACTGTGGGAAAGAAAGCCCTTTTGGAAAGTCGAATCTATTATCCTAAGCGGAGTTTCCAGTGTTTGCAGTTCTACTCTTTCAACAGTGGAAGCGAGAATGATGAGCTGAACGTTTGGGTCAGAGTTTACAATGAAAAGAATCCAAACGGTACTTTGACAAATGTGGCTGGAGTAAAAG GTGCAGGTCTGAATTATTGGCAGCTTCACCACGTGAGCCTGAGGATCTCCGACAAGTTCCGCGTCGCGTTTGAAGGAGTGAAAAGGGCTGGCGGTTCCACTGGGGGGATCGCGATCGACGATATTAACTTCTCGGAAATGCATTGCCCCACGCACGTGTGGCATATCAGAAACTTCACCCACCTTTTAAACACCAGTCCTCCCGGGCCAGCCGGCAGGATTTACAGCCCGAGATACTACTCGAGTGAAGGATACGGCTTTCAGATTGCGTTGTACGTAAACGGGACAAGCAGCAGGCCCCATTACCTCGGCGTATACTTCCACCTGGTCAGTGGGAATAATGATGACAACTTACAATGGCCGTGCCCATGGAAACAAGGGACCATGTTGCTAATGGATCAGCATCCAGACATTCGGCGTCGCATGTCCCAACAAAGAAGTGCGACCACGGACCCTAATAAAG GGAACCAAACATTCTTATTTTGGGACAGACCTGACAAAGTGGGACATTTAGTGACAGAGTCCGATGGCAGCAAGTACTATCGGGGACCAGGAGAAGGAACCAGCGCATTTTTATCCCATGGGAGGTTGAGAAGCAGAGAGTTTATCAAGGGAGATGGCATCTATTTTCTATTAACCATGGAAG ATGTATCTCATCTCGTTGGCCCTCAACCTACACCATCAAGACCCACGCCCACCTCTACGCCCACCGCCAGCGGTACCACTGCCAGCGGTGCCACTGTCAGCACGGTCACTGATGCCCCAGCATCATGCAGTAACTTTCAATGTCAAAATGATGGTGTCTGCATtgtagataagggagaaccagaaTGCAG GTGTTCAACAGGCGAGGATTGGTGGTATTCGGGCAAATACTGCGAGACACATAGCAAACAGGAAGACACTGTTGTCATTGCAGTGGCCTCATCAGTCGCTGTGTTTCTGGCCATGCTGATCATCACATTGCTCAGTGTATACTGCTTAAAACAAAAATACAAGAAGATGGACAAGGACAATCTGGGGCAACACATGATATCCAAC